A single window of Gimesia chilikensis DNA harbors:
- a CDS encoding creatininase family protein, producing the protein MKILSDQHTAFELETYQPEIAFLPIGATEQHSRHLPLATDTILADQLSTAILEQLDWPGHVFLLPTLPVSSSEENTGYRGTISFTPLTMRSIVRDIWDSLTRVGIQKLIVCPWHGGNFILKPIIRELNCEKQQCHLFYLNPWEQVPAAIYDQFAHGFEVHCGDVETSLMLALNPEYVKAERVDNPTPHFKAPLQDMWSMKTLSGGEGHTGHPTQATVAKGEIFKQAVIEHSVRYLQELLELSQQYPEY; encoded by the coding sequence ATGAAAATATTATCTGATCAGCACACCGCTTTTGAACTGGAAACATACCAGCCGGAGATCGCGTTTCTTCCCATCGGGGCGACAGAACAACATTCAAGGCACCTCCCTCTCGCCACGGATACGATACTCGCCGATCAGCTTTCGACAGCCATCCTGGAACAGCTCGACTGGCCCGGGCATGTTTTCCTGCTGCCGACATTGCCTGTCTCTTCATCGGAAGAAAATACCGGCTATCGCGGGACCATCAGTTTTACCCCGCTGACCATGCGGAGTATTGTGCGAGATATCTGGGATTCACTTACACGGGTCGGCATTCAGAAGTTGATTGTCTGCCCCTGGCATGGCGGCAATTTTATTCTCAAACCCATCATCCGGGAATTGAATTGTGAGAAACAGCAGTGCCACCTGTTTTATCTCAATCCCTGGGAACAGGTGCCCGCTGCCATTTACGATCAGTTCGCACATGGGTTTGAAGTGCACTGCGGCGATGTGGAAACGTCGTTGATGTTGGCGCTTAATCCGGAGTATGTGAAAGCGGAGCGGGTGGATAACCCAACGCCCCACTTCAAGGCACCATTGCAGGACATGTGGTCGATGAAAACGCTTTCCGGCGGAGAAGGACATACGGGGCATCCGACTCAGGCGACTGTAGCTAAGGGGGAGATTTTCAAACAGGCGGTCATTGAGCACTCTGTGCGTTATCTCCAGGAATTATTAGAACTGTCGCAGCAGTATCCTGAGTATTGA
- a CDS encoding NosD domain-containing protein, with translation MYSFARLPSIVILLLMLSAGKLSAAEYYVAPNGNDQNPGTLNQPFRSIARGLNSTRQPGDSLILRAGNYPQSRPLNLISSGTQGNPITVRAMQGETAVIDGRDTPADSSLINVLAHHVRIQGLTIRNAQKIGISIWGPGSRIHHVTVSGNQIQNCQSSGIYAGYNRLDDPVHDLLFEDNTVTDCVLSNQREPHQRWSFGVGAGLSKNVMIRNNTVSRCYGEGIGLYLSAKGIIEGNTVSDNFSVNVYLDNTTQTLVSRNLVYSTGKREFYRFNQPASGIQIANENYGGYQNPSAENIIVGNILVNNYYAIYSGNYQRGGGLKQTLIAHNTACGSTGPLLHIDADTGHRQSRIVNNIFQQTGRASLTDVAGPVDQIEFDHNLWYGGVPEPAVRGTGDIRANPQFKNAGRLQTQDYDLHPLSPAKNTGIRLNELSSFYPDRSSSSPVNLGAR, from the coding sequence GTGTATTCATTCGCCCGCTTACCGTCGATTGTGATCCTGCTGTTGATGCTGTCTGCCGGAAAGCTGAGCGCTGCCGAATATTATGTCGCGCCAAATGGCAACGATCAGAACCCCGGCACGCTGAATCAGCCTTTTCGCAGTATCGCCCGCGGTTTGAACTCCACCCGCCAACCGGGGGATTCACTGATTCTCCGCGCAGGCAACTATCCGCAGTCCCGCCCGTTGAATCTGATTTCCTCGGGGACTCAGGGGAACCCGATCACCGTACGTGCGATGCAGGGTGAAACGGCAGTGATTGACGGTCGCGACACTCCCGCTGACTCCAGTCTGATCAATGTCTTAGCGCATCATGTGCGGATTCAGGGACTGACAATCCGGAACGCACAGAAAATCGGTATCTCAATCTGGGGGCCGGGGAGTCGGATTCACCACGTCACGGTCTCGGGCAACCAGATTCAGAACTGTCAAAGCAGTGGGATCTACGCCGGTTATAACCGCCTGGATGATCCCGTTCATGATCTGCTGTTTGAAGACAACACCGTCACCGACTGTGTGCTGTCGAATCAAAGAGAACCGCATCAGCGGTGGAGTTTCGGCGTTGGTGCCGGGCTGTCGAAGAATGTGATGATCAGAAACAACACCGTTTCCCGCTGCTATGGAGAAGGCATCGGGCTTTATCTGTCAGCTAAAGGGATCATTGAAGGGAACACCGTCTCAGACAATTTTTCTGTTAACGTCTATCTGGATAACACGACGCAGACGCTCGTCAGTCGCAACCTGGTCTATTCTACCGGTAAGCGGGAATTCTATCGGTTCAATCAGCCTGCGTCCGGAATTCAGATCGCCAATGAAAATTATGGAGGTTATCAAAATCCCAGTGCTGAGAATATCATCGTCGGCAATATCCTGGTGAATAACTACTATGCCATTTATTCCGGCAACTATCAGCGGGGAGGCGGTCTGAAGCAGACCCTGATTGCCCATAACACGGCCTGCGGTTCGACCGGTCCCCTGCTCCACATTGATGCCGACACGGGACATCGGCAGTCGCGAATCGTCAATAACATTTTTCAGCAGACCGGACGTGCCTCACTGACAGACGTCGCAGGCCCGGTGGACCAGATCGAGTTCGATCACAATCTCTGGTACGGCGGCGTTCCTGAACCAGCGGTCCGGGGAACAGGGGACATTCGCGCGAACCCGCAGTTCAAGAATGCAGGCCGATTACAAACACAGGACTATGATCTGCATCCGCTCTCTCCCGCAAAAAATACTGGCATCAGACTGAATGAGTTATCCTCGTTTTATCCGGACCGGTCTTCCTCTTCGCCGGTGAATCTGGGCGCCCGCTAA